A window of the Mesoplasma florum L1 genome harbors these coding sequences:
- the dnaA gene encoding chromosomal replication initiator protein DnaA — METKALWEKLINKLKKEKLIDQDIIEEYIVTSELIKISNTEFVILVRSNLGVTILNEFKEVFVYEFKSVLNSYVSVDFLTKEIFEKNTKKENKKEPINTVLSENALTFENFIVGSSNKQANLAAKNVVANPGMSFNPLFIYGDSGLGKTHLLQAIKNQAELNGKKVLYLTSEEFTKRIVNALNKGDLSEIEELKTEINSNEFFILDDVQFLSKKDKTNEFFFNIINNFTENGKQLVFSSDKTPELLNGFDKRMITRFNSGLSTPINALDIPTAKLIIEAEIKKQGLKQKIKEDAVVYLAQNFSDDVRKIKGLVNRLLFFGIQNDLGHIIDLEDVIDLFKDTPSANLGLLNVKKIKEVVAKKYDVTIKAIDGKARTTAIKNARHLSMYFAKIILNHTSTQIGAEFGGRDHSTVLSAISRIEKLIYKEKEFKKIVESLKNEIIGK, encoded by the coding sequence ATGGAAACAAAAGCACTTTGAGAAAAATTAATTAATAAGTTAAAGAAGGAAAAATTAATAGATCAAGACATTATTGAAGAATATATTGTTACTTCAGAATTAATTAAAATTTCAAATACAGAGTTCGTAATCCTTGTTAGATCTAATCTTGGTGTAACTATTTTAAATGAATTTAAAGAAGTATTTGTGTACGAATTTAAATCAGTTTTAAACAGTTATGTGTCTGTTGATTTTTTAACTAAAGAAATTTTTGAGAAAAATACAAAAAAAGAGAATAAAAAAGAACCCATAAATACTGTTTTATCTGAAAATGCACTTACTTTTGAGAATTTTATAGTTGGGTCAAGTAATAAACAAGCTAATTTAGCTGCTAAAAATGTTGTTGCAAACCCTGGTATGAGTTTTAATCCTTTATTTATTTATGGAGATTCAGGACTGGGTAAAACACATTTATTACAAGCTATTAAAAATCAAGCAGAATTAAATGGAAAAAAAGTTTTATATTTAACATCTGAAGAATTTACAAAAAGAATTGTTAATGCTTTAAACAAAGGTGATTTAAGTGAAATAGAAGAATTAAAAACTGAGATAAATTCTAATGAATTCTTTATTTTAGATGATGTTCAATTTTTAAGTAAAAAAGATAAAACAAACGAGTTTTTCTTTAACATTATTAACAATTTTACTGAAAATGGTAAACAATTAGTTTTTTCTAGTGATAAAACTCCTGAATTGTTAAATGGTTTTGATAAAAGAATGATAACTAGATTTAATTCAGGTTTATCAACACCTATTAATGCTTTAGATATTCCAACTGCCAAATTGATAATTGAAGCTGAAATTAAAAAACAAGGTTTAAAACAAAAAATTAAAGAAGATGCCGTTGTTTACTTAGCTCAAAACTTTAGCGATGATGTTAGAAAAATTAAAGGTTTAGTTAATAGATTACTTTTCTTTGGTATTCAAAACGATTTAGGTCACATAATTGATTTGGAAGATGTTATTGACTTATTTAAAGATACACCTTCAGCTAATTTAGGATTATTAAATGTTAAAAAAATTAAAGAAGTTGTTGCTAAAAAATATGATGTTACTATAAAAGCCATCGATGGTAAAGCAAGAACAACTGCTATAAAAAATGCTAGACATCTTTCTATGTATTTTGCAAAAATAATTTTAAACCATACATCAACTCAAATTGGTGCAGAATTTGGTGGAAGAGATCATAGTACAGTTTTAAGTGCTATTTCGCGTATTGAAAAATTAATATATAAAGAAAAAGAATTCAAAAAAATAGTTGAGTCTTTAAAAAACGAAATAATAGGAAAATAG
- a CDS encoding DNA polymerase III subunit beta produces MRLSINKSVLLNELTKASKLIELKNVNPALQGVYMEVSFDKLVIVSSNTSTSFKAELNNENSDLIIEQPGRILVKPKFILELLRKLDSEFVTLSTFAENELEIITEKSNLKVSILNVEEFPLIGFVENGLELSIDSQEFKSTLTQTISSINEWNQKVVLAGMNLKIKDNKISFVTTDLFRVSLKEIILNEATNQEVDIIIPYKTLIELRNLIENVKEFKIIIHDTNATFKLDNDLLQSTLIDGRYPNVHSAFPTTHEIKLELKAKTLLKVLSRFELTNDQNITSVVNLEIQQSGIILKTTIAETVKYEEKFTEYKYEGSSNLNINFNTKYLIEAIRSFDDQLIHLTFNSQNKPVLITGAQKRDLKQVVLPTYA; encoded by the coding sequence ATGAGATTAAGTATAAATAAATCAGTTCTATTAAATGAATTAACAAAGGCAAGTAAATTAATTGAACTTAAAAATGTTAACCCAGCATTACAAGGGGTTTATATGGAAGTTAGTTTTGATAAACTTGTTATAGTTTCATCAAACACGTCTACATCTTTTAAAGCTGAATTAAATAATGAAAACTCAGATTTAATCATAGAACAACCAGGACGTATATTAGTTAAACCTAAATTTATTTTAGAATTACTTAGAAAGTTAGACAGTGAGTTTGTAACACTTTCTACATTTGCTGAAAATGAATTAGAAATAATAACAGAAAAATCAAATTTAAAAGTTTCTATATTAAATGTAGAAGAATTCCCATTAATTGGTTTTGTTGAAAATGGTTTAGAATTATCTATTGATTCTCAAGAATTTAAAAGCACACTTACTCAAACTATTAGTTCAATTAATGAATGAAACCAAAAAGTTGTTTTAGCTGGAATGAATTTAAAAATAAAAGATAACAAAATATCATTTGTTACAACTGACTTATTTAGAGTTAGTTTAAAAGAAATCATTTTAAATGAAGCAACTAATCAGGAAGTAGATATTATTATTCCATACAAAACTTTAATAGAATTAAGAAACTTAATAGAAAACGTTAAAGAATTTAAAATTATAATACATGATACTAATGCAACATTTAAATTAGATAATGATTTATTACAATCTACTTTAATTGATGGAAGATATCCAAATGTTCATTCAGCATTCCCTACAACACATGAAATAAAATTAGAATTAAAAGCTAAAACATTATTAAAAGTTTTAAGTAGATTTGAATTAACAAACGATCAAAACATTACTTCAGTTGTTAATTTAGAAATTCAACAAAGTGGAATTATATTAAAAACAACAATTGCTGAAACAGTTAAATATGAAGAAAAATTTACAGAATATAAATATGAAGGTTCAAGTAATTTAAATATTAACTTTAATACAAAATATTTAATTGAAGCTATAAGAAGTTTTGATGATCAACTAATTCATTTAACTTTTAATTCTCAAAATAAACCTGTATTAATAACAGGAGCACAAAAAAGAGATTTGAAACAAGTAGTTTTACCAACTTATGCATAA